In one window of Neofelis nebulosa isolate mNeoNeb1 chromosome 15, mNeoNeb1.pri, whole genome shotgun sequence DNA:
- the LOC131495780 gene encoding microtubule-associated proteins 1A/1B light chain 3C-like → MQTPQKTQSLRPFKQRKSLATRREEVARIQAKFPSKILTLNRVVVEHYPRERFLPPLDKTQFLVLQALTMTLFLSVIRSCLVLGASGAFYLLVNNKSLVSMSVTMAEVYRDYQDEDGLVYATYASQEMFGCLGSRNTLSSSAEHV, encoded by the exons ATGCAGACTCCACAGAAAACCCAAAGCCTCAGACCCTTCAAGCAGAGGAAGAGTTTAG CAACCAGAAGAGAGGAAGTCGCTAGAATTCAGGCGAAGTTCCCCAGCAAGATCCTG ACTCTTAACAGAGTAGTAGTGGAGCACTACCCCAGGGAGAGGTTCCTGCCCCCGCTGGACAAGACTCAGTTCCTGGTCCTGCAGGCACTGACCATGACCCTCTTCCTCAGTGTCAT caggagcTGCCTGGTCCTGGGGGCCTCTGGAGCCTTTTACTTGCTGGTGAACAATAAGAGCCTGGTCAGCATGAGTGTGACCATGGCAGAGGTCTACAGGGACTACCAGGACGAGGACGGCCTCGTGTACGCGACCTACGCCTCCCAGGAGATGTTCGGCTGCCTGGGCTCCAGGAACACCCTGTCGTCCTCTGCAGAGCATGTCTAG